From the genome of Sulfitobacter sp. DSM 110093, one region includes:
- a CDS encoding metalloregulator ArsR/SmtB family transcription factor gives MNQDLDQVFAALADPTRRAILAMLLEDDMAVTDVAEPFEMSLAAISKHLGVLTAAGLISQEKRGRVKWCKLEPDALRNASVWMQGFGQFEPVNLDAFERFLEIELPETAEGVTRSGSE, from the coding sequence ATGAACCAAGACCTAGATCAGGTGTTTGCCGCCCTTGCGGACCCCACCCGCCGCGCCATCCTCGCGATGCTGCTGGAGGATGATATGGCCGTGACCGACGTGGCCGAGCCGTTCGAGATGTCGCTGGCCGCGATCTCAAAACATTTGGGTGTTCTGACAGCGGCAGGGCTGATCAGTCAGGAAAAGCGGGGGCGTGTGAAGTGGTGCAAACTGGAGCCGGATGCCTTGCGGAATGCGTCGGTCTGGATGCAGGGGTTCGGGCAGTTTGAACCGGTGAACCTTGATGCCTTCGAGCGATTTTTGGAAATCGAACTGCCTGAGACTGCGGAAGGCGTGACGCGCTCAGGGTCTGAGTAG
- a CDS encoding DMT family transporter, with amino-acid sequence MSRISASAQGHLAMLCFSALVAGSFSLGAQVANEITPTALNAVRFALATVLVGVLAWGRGDIKRAGFAAPWRYFVLAGLFTLYFVLMFEGLKTAPPVAAAAVFTLVPLMAAGFAWVLMRQIMTPRMALALAIGGAGALWVIFRGDLAALLAFDIGRGEAIYFIGCISHALYTPMVRRLNRGESAVMFTFGTLLAGTVLLGLYGWQDIRATDWGGLRPLVWITILYVAVFATAATVVLLQFAALRLPSAKVMAYTYLTPSWVILWELGFGNALPGGLIWGGVLLTILALYLLLRDDSPEKSQKFKKMQI; translated from the coding sequence ATGTCCCGAATAAGCGCTTCGGCGCAGGGGCATCTGGCCATGCTCTGCTTCTCGGCGCTGGTGGCGGGGTCATTCTCGCTCGGGGCGCAGGTGGCGAATGAGATCACGCCCACGGCTCTCAATGCCGTTCGGTTCGCCTTGGCAACGGTGTTGGTTGGAGTCTTGGCCTGGGGACGGGGCGATATCAAGCGGGCAGGCTTTGCAGCACCTTGGCGCTATTTCGTGTTGGCGGGGCTCTTTACGCTCTATTTCGTGTTGATGTTCGAAGGGCTGAAGACCGCGCCACCGGTTGCCGCGGCGGCGGTCTTTACCCTTGTCCCGCTCATGGCGGCGGGCTTTGCTTGGGTTTTGATGCGGCAGATCATGACGCCGCGCATGGCGCTGGCATTGGCGATCGGCGGGGCCGGGGCACTGTGGGTGATCTTTCGCGGCGACCTCGCGGCGCTGTTGGCGTTCGACATCGGCCGGGGGGAGGCGATCTATTTCATCGGCTGCATCAGTCACGCACTTTATACGCCCATGGTGCGGCGGCTGAACCGAGGCGAGAGCGCGGTGATGTTCACCTTTGGCACCTTGCTGGCGGGAACGGTGCTGTTGGGGTTGTACGGCTGGCAGGATATCCGCGCGACGGACTGGGGTGGGCTTCGGCCCTTGGTCTGGATCACCATCCTATACGTTGCGGTCTTTGCCACGGCGGCCACGGTGGTTCTGCTGCAGTTCGCGGCGCTGCGGCTGCCCTCGGCGAAAGTGATGGCCTATACCTATCTCACGCCAAGCTGGGTGATCCTGTGGGAGCTGGGCTTTGGCAATGCCTTGCCGGGCGGGCTGATTTGGGGTGGTGTCCTGCTGACCATTCTGGCGCTTTACCTGCTGCTGCGCGACGACAGCCCGGAAAAATCACAAAAATTCAAAAAGATGCAGATTTGA
- a CDS encoding LysR family transcriptional regulator: protein MDNWDEIRTAYQVAQFGTVSGAAEVLGVHHATVIRHIDALEGRLGVKLFQRHARGYTATEAGEDLLRVARATDDQFSQLAGRIKGRGSDVSGELVITSLDFLAPQLAPLLTEFQRQNPELVVRYLIGDRLFRLEYGEAHVAIRAGAAPDQPDNVVQPYAQLAVGAYASRDYVAQFGIPQGPEDYHKHRFIAADNRDSRAPYHKWLWATVPEESVTWRSTSGTAMEAALRAGAGIGGLPAAMGRNDPQLVEIHAPRPDWGSALWLVTHVDLHRTSKVQAVLRFLKEHAEDAVTCPE from the coding sequence ATGGACAATTGGGATGAGATCAGGACGGCCTATCAGGTCGCGCAGTTTGGCACCGTCAGCGGCGCGGCAGAGGTGTTGGGCGTGCATCATGCCACCGTTATCCGCCACATCGACGCGCTTGAAGGGCGGCTTGGCGTGAAGTTGTTCCAGCGTCACGCGCGCGGTTATACGGCGACCGAGGCGGGCGAGGATCTGCTGCGGGTGGCGCGGGCCACGGATGATCAGTTCAGTCAATTGGCCGGGCGGATCAAGGGGCGTGGCAGCGATGTTTCGGGCGAGTTGGTCATCACCTCGCTCGATTTTCTGGCTCCGCAGCTTGCCCCCTTGCTGACAGAGTTTCAGCGCCAGAACCCCGAATTGGTCGTGCGCTATCTGATCGGGGATCGACTGTTCCGTCTTGAGTATGGCGAGGCGCATGTGGCCATCCGCGCCGGGGCCGCACCGGATCAGCCCGACAATGTGGTGCAGCCCTATGCACAACTGGCAGTCGGGGCCTATGCGAGCCGGGATTACGTGGCGCAATTCGGCATTCCGCAGGGGCCGGAGGACTACCACAAGCACCGCTTCATCGCTGCCGATAACCGCGACAGCCGCGCGCCCTATCACAAGTGGCTCTGGGCCACGGTGCCAGAGGAAAGCGTGACGTGGCGCAGCACCAGCGGAACGGCGATGGAGGCAGCCTTGCGGGCCGGGGCAGGGATCGGTGGGTTGCCCGCCGCCATGGGGCGCAATGATCCACAGCTGGTCGAGATTCACGCCCCCCGTCCCGATTGGGGCAGTGCCTTGTGGTTGGTCACCCATGTCGACCTACACCGCACCAGCAAGGTGCAGGCGGTGCTGCGGTTCCTGAAGGAACATGCCGAGGATGCGGTCACATGTCCCGAATAA
- a CDS encoding NAD(P)H-dependent oxidoreductase → MATLRIETSVNRENSVTRKLTDRIISTLGDSDVVTRDIAIEPLPLIDSTWASARVKPADERSTLDQEALALSDELVAEVQAADTIVISAPIYNFTIPASLKAWIDLIARVGVTFNYTAEGPVGLLKDKRVIVAFASGGTGIDSAADFASGYLRFVLGFLGITDVTFVAADQLAMDAEGTIARANAQIDALRDAA, encoded by the coding sequence ATGGCCACCCTGCGTATCGAAACATCCGTGAACCGCGAGAACTCTGTCACCCGTAAGTTGACAGACCGCATCATCTCAACCCTTGGTGACAGCGATGTGGTTACCCGCGACATCGCCATTGAGCCCCTGCCGCTGATCGATTCCACATGGGCCAGCGCCCGCGTGAAACCCGCCGACGAACGCAGCACCTTGGATCAAGAAGCCCTCGCCCTGTCAGACGAACTGGTCGCCGAGGTCCAAGCCGCCGACACAATCGTCATCAGCGCGCCGATCTACAACTTCACCATTCCCGCGTCGCTGAAAGCGTGGATTGACCTGATCGCCCGCGTCGGGGTGACCTTTAACTACACGGCAGAAGGCCCCGTCGGCCTGCTGAAAGACAAGCGCGTGATCGTCGCCTTCGCCTCAGGCGGCACCGGCATCGATTCCGCCGCCGACTTCGCCAGTGGCTACCTGCGCTTCGTGCTGGGCTTCTTGGGCATCACCGATGTGACCTTTGTCGCGGCGGACCAATTGGCCATGGACGCCGAAGGCACCATCGCCCGCGCCAACGCCCAGATCGACGCGCTGCGCGACGCGGCCTAA
- the ffh gene encoding signal recognition particle protein, which translates to MFENLSERLSGVFDRLTKQGALSDEDVKTALREVRVALLEADVSLPVAREFVKTVQDKATGQAVTKSVTPGQQVVKIVHDALIDVLKGEGEPGALKIDSPPAPILMVGLQGGGKTTTTAKLAKRLKERDGKRVLMASLDVNRPAAMEQLAILGTQIGVDTLPIVKGESPVQIAKRAKTQAGLGGYDVYMLDTAGRLSIDEELMQQVKAVRDVANPRETLLVVDGLTGQDAVHTAENFDERIGITGVVLTRMDGDGRGGAALSMRAVTGKPIKFVGLGEKMDALETFEPERIAGRILGMGDIVALVEKAQETIEAEQAEKMMKRMAKGQFNMNDLKMQLEQMIKMGGMQGMMGMMPGMGKMAKQVEDAGFDDKILKQQIALIQSMTKKERANPALLQASRKKRIARGAGMEVSDLNKLMKMHRQMSDMMKKMGKMGKGGMLKQAMKGMMGKGGMPGGMDPSQMDPKALEAAAKQMGGKLPGGLGGMGGGGMGLPGGLSGFGKKK; encoded by the coding sequence ATGTTTGAAAATCTCAGCGAACGGCTCTCTGGTGTCTTTGACCGCCTGACCAAACAAGGCGCGCTCAGCGACGAAGATGTCAAAACCGCCCTGCGCGAAGTGCGCGTCGCCCTGCTGGAGGCCGACGTTTCGTTGCCCGTGGCGCGTGAATTCGTCAAAACGGTGCAGGACAAGGCCACCGGCCAAGCGGTGACCAAATCGGTCACGCCGGGCCAGCAGGTCGTAAAAATTGTCCATGACGCGCTGATCGATGTGCTGAAAGGCGAAGGCGAGCCCGGCGCGCTGAAGATCGACAGCCCGCCCGCCCCGATCCTGATGGTCGGCCTACAGGGCGGCGGTAAGACGACCACCACCGCGAAACTGGCCAAGCGTTTGAAAGAGCGTGACGGCAAGCGCGTGTTGATGGCCTCGCTCGACGTGAACCGACCTGCGGCGATGGAGCAGCTTGCCATCCTCGGCACGCAGATCGGCGTCGACACGCTGCCGATCGTCAAAGGCGAAAGCCCCGTCCAGATCGCCAAACGCGCCAAGACGCAGGCGGGTTTGGGCGGCTATGACGTCTATATGCTCGACACCGCGGGCCGCCTGTCCATCGACGAAGAGTTGATGCAACAGGTCAAAGCCGTACGTGACGTGGCCAATCCACGTGAAACATTGCTGGTGGTCGACGGCCTGACCGGCCAAGACGCCGTGCATACCGCCGAGAACTTTGACGAGCGTATCGGCATCACCGGTGTCGTGCTGACCCGGATGGACGGCGATGGCCGTGGCGGTGCGGCGCTCTCGATGCGTGCTGTCACCGGCAAGCCGATCAAATTCGTCGGTCTGGGCGAAAAGATGGACGCGCTCGAAACCTTCGAGCCTGAGCGCATCGCGGGCCGCATCCTCGGCATGGGCGACATCGTCGCGCTGGTCGAGAAGGCCCAAGAAACCATTGAGGCCGAACAGGCCGAGAAGATGATGAAGCGCATGGCCAAGGGTCAGTTCAATATGAACGACCTGAAGATGCAGCTTGAGCAGATGATCAAGATGGGCGGCATGCAGGGCATGATGGGCATGATGCCCGGCATGGGGAAAATGGCGAAACAGGTCGAAGACGCCGGTTTCGACGACAAGATCCTCAAGCAGCAGATCGCTCTGATCCAGTCCATGACCAAAAAAGAGCGCGCCAACCCTGCCCTGCTACAAGCCAGCCGCAAGAAGCGCATCGCACGCGGTGCCGGCATGGAGGTTTCCGACCTCAACAAGCTGATGAAAATGCACCGCCAGATGTCCGACATGATGAAGAAGATGGGCAAAATGGGCAAAGGCGGCATGCTCAAGCAGGCCATGAAAGGCATGATGGGCAAAGGCGGTATGCCCGGCGGCATGGACCCGTCCCAGATGGACCCAAAGGCGCTCGAAGCGGCGGCCAAGCAGATGGGCGGCAAGCTGCCCGGCGGTCTGGGCGGCATGGGCGGCGGCGGCATGGGCCTGCCCGGCGGCCTCAGCGGCTTCGGGAAGAAGAAATGA
- a CDS encoding chorismate mutase, whose product MTATDMDTATRAAELLKEHRASIDRLDAILVYTLGERFKHTQAVGKLKATHDLPPSDPAREAAQIERLEDLAEAADLDPAFAKKFLNFIIAEVIRHHKTHQE is encoded by the coding sequence ATGACCGCGACCGATATGGATACCGCCACCCGCGCCGCCGAGCTGTTGAAAGAGCATCGCGCAAGCATCGACCGGCTCGACGCGATCCTCGTCTATACGCTGGGTGAGCGATTCAAACACACGCAGGCCGTGGGGAAACTCAAGGCCACGCACGACCTTCCCCCGTCCGATCCGGCCCGCGAAGCGGCCCAGATCGAGCGGCTCGAAGATTTGGCGGAAGCGGCGGACCTAGACCCCGCTTTCGCCAAGAAGTTCTTGAACTTCATCATCGCCGAAGTCATTCGGCACCACAAAACCCACCAAGAATAG
- the rpsP gene encoding 30S ribosomal protein S16, protein MAMKIRLARGGSKKRPFYRIVAADSRMPRDGRFIEKLGTYNPLLPKDSEDRVKMDVEKIEAWIAKGAQPTERVVRMLEAAGVREKTERNNPKKGTPGKKAQERVQEKADKAAAAAEAANAPAEEASAE, encoded by the coding sequence ATGGCTATGAAAATTCGTCTCGCCCGCGGCGGCTCCAAAAAGCGCCCCTTCTACCGTATCGTTGCAGCCGATAGCCGCATGCCGCGCGATGGCCGCTTCATCGAGAAGCTGGGCACATACAACCCGCTGCTGCCCAAAGACAGCGAAGACCGCGTGAAAATGGACGTCGAAAAGATCGAAGCATGGATCGCCAAAGGCGCCCAGCCGACCGAGCGCGTTGTCCGTATGCTGGAAGCCGCTGGCGTTCGCGAAAAGACCGAGCGTAACAACCCCAAGAAGGGCACACCGGGCAAGAAAGCCCAAGAGCGCGTGCAGGAAAAGGCCGACAAGGCCGCTGCCGCTGCCGAAGCTGCCAACGCACCTGCCGAAGAAGCTTCCGCAGAATAA
- the bluB gene encoding 5,6-dimethylbenzimidazole synthase — protein MDEFSEDFRAGLHDLMRWRRDVRRFRTDPLDEALVQTCLDSFALAPSVGLSEPWRIIRVQSDTARQAALENFETANARALAGYDGDKAALYAGLKLSGMSDAPEQFAIYCDDSTEKGSGLGAGTMPEMRRYSVVGAISLMWLTARAHGLGLGWVSVLDPARLNRDLDVPKDWSLVAYLCMGWPQDNSQTPELETKGWETRAPSLKIEAR, from the coding sequence ATGGATGAATTCTCTGAAGACTTCCGTGCTGGGCTGCACGATTTGATGCGATGGCGGCGCGATGTGCGCCGCTTTCGCACAGACCCGCTGGACGAGGCGCTGGTGCAAACCTGCCTCGACAGCTTTGCCCTCGCCCCTTCTGTGGGCCTGTCGGAACCGTGGCGGATCATCCGCGTGCAGTCCGACACCGCGCGCCAAGCCGCGCTTGAGAATTTCGAAACAGCCAATGCCCGCGCCCTTGCCGGATACGACGGTGACAAGGCCGCGCTCTATGCCGGGCTCAAGCTTTCGGGCATGAGCGATGCGCCGGAGCAGTTCGCGATTTACTGCGATGACAGCACCGAAAAGGGCAGCGGTCTGGGTGCCGGGACGATGCCCGAGATGCGCCGTTATTCCGTGGTCGGCGCGATCAGCCTGATGTGGCTCACCGCCCGTGCGCACGGCCTTGGATTGGGCTGGGTCTCGGTGCTTGACCCGGCGCGGTTGAACCGTGATCTTGATGTTCCAAAAGACTGGTCGCTGGTGGCCTATCTTTGCATGGGCTGGCCGCAGGACAACAGCCAGACGCCGGAACTGGAAACCAAGGGCTGGGAGACCCGCGCCCCAAGCCTGAAGATCGAGGCCCGTTGA
- the rimM gene encoding ribosome maturation factor RimM (Essential for efficient processing of 16S rRNA), translated as MSDQDLICVGAIAGAYGVRGEVRVKSYCAAPEDIETYRPLYTEDGSRTFNLALLHQVKNGFAARIAEITTKEEADEMRGLSLFAARDQLPSLPDDEFYHADLIGLEVYDTGGTLLGRVKTVQNHGADDLLELQLAGTSATTFLPFTKAAVPTVDLASGRIVADPPLGVLPDAADS; from the coding sequence ATGAGTGACCAAGACCTGATCTGCGTCGGTGCCATCGCCGGGGCCTATGGCGTGCGCGGCGAGGTCCGCGTGAAAAGCTATTGCGCGGCACCAGAGGATATCGAGACCTACCGCCCGCTTTACACCGAAGACGGCAGCCGCACCTTCAATCTTGCTCTGTTGCATCAGGTCAAAAACGGTTTCGCCGCCCGCATCGCCGAAATCACCACGAAAGAAGAGGCTGATGAGATGCGCGGCCTATCGCTGTTCGCGGCGCGGGATCAACTGCCGAGCCTGCCGGATGACGAGTTTTATCACGCCGATCTGATCGGGCTTGAGGTCTATGATACTGGTGGCACGCTGCTGGGGCGGGTGAAGACCGTGCAGAACCACGGGGCCGATGATCTGCTGGAGCTGCAACTGGCGGGCACCTCTGCCACGACATTCCTGCCCTTCACCAAGGCCGCTGTGCCGACTGTCGATCTGGCCTCTGGCCGTATCGTCGCGGACCCACCGCTCGGCGTGCTGCCGGATGCAGCGGATAGTTGA
- the trmD gene encoding tRNA (guanosine(37)-N1)-methyltransferase TrmD, translated as MKPSRSHGRQSVRPSLKPRSLMQDTPDYADVWQARIVTLFPDLFPGVLGASLTGKALQDGRWQMHTHDLREFGIGKHRNVDDTPAGGGAGMVMRADVVGPALAEAQSHAHGRWPILYMSPRGRRFDQAMARDLAECAGVTMLCGRFEGVDERVIDHFGITEVSLGDFVMTGGELAAQAMLDATVRLLPGVLGNAESIEEESHASGLLEHPQYTRPADWEGRAIPPVLMSGNHGEIAKWRQAQAEDLTQKRRPDMWEAHKNKS; from the coding sequence ATGAAACCCTCCCGCTCCCACGGTCGCCAAAGCGTGCGCCCCAGCCTAAAACCCCGCAGCTTGATGCAGGACACGCCGGACTATGCAGATGTTTGGCAGGCGCGGATCGTCACGCTGTTCCCCGATCTCTTCCCCGGCGTGCTGGGCGCGAGCCTGACGGGCAAGGCGCTGCAAGACGGGCGCTGGCAAATGCACACCCATGATCTGCGTGAATTCGGGATCGGCAAGCATCGCAACGTAGATGACACCCCAGCAGGTGGCGGTGCCGGGATGGTGATGCGGGCCGATGTGGTTGGACCTGCACTGGCCGAGGCACAGAGCCACGCCCATGGCCGCTGGCCGATCCTTTACATGTCCCCGCGTGGGCGGCGGTTTGACCAAGCGATGGCACGCGATCTGGCGGAGTGCGCGGGCGTAACCATGCTTTGCGGACGGTTTGAGGGCGTTGACGAGCGGGTGATTGACCATTTTGGCATTACCGAAGTGAGCTTAGGCGATTTCGTGATGACCGGCGGTGAATTGGCCGCGCAGGCGATGCTCGATGCTACGGTGCGTCTGTTGCCGGGCGTGCTGGGCAACGCCGAAAGCATCGAAGAAGAAAGTCATGCGAGCGGGCTGCTAGAGCACCCGCAATACACCCGCCCCGCCGACTGGGAGGGCCGTGCAATTCCCCCGGTATTGATGTCGGGCAACCATGGCGAGATCGCAAAATGGCGGCAGGCACAGGCCGAAGACCTAACCCAGAAACGCCGACCCGACATGTGGGAAGCCCATAAGAACAAGAGCTAA
- a CDS encoding DUF1328 family protein — protein MLELILILLIVAAVAALLGFGRVSGAALTGAKVLIGIVLVLFLLVVLGVIALA, from the coding sequence ATGCTAGAACTCATTCTCATACTTCTAATCGTCGCCGCCGTTGCGGCACTGCTCGGCTTTGGTCGCGTCTCGGGCGCGGCACTGACCGGGGCCAAGGTGCTGATCGGTATCGTGCTGGTGCTGTTCCTGCTCGTTGTCTTAGGCGTGATCGCGCTGGCCTAG
- the rplS gene encoding 50S ribosomal protein L19, with amino-acid sequence MNLIAEIEAEQVAELGKEIPDFRAGDTIRVGFKVTEGTRTRVQNYEGVCISRKNGHGIAGSFTVRKISFGEGVERVFPLHSTNIDSITVVRRGRVRRAKLYYLRSRRGKSARIVENAHYKPLSGAKA; translated from the coding sequence ATGAACCTGATCGCAGAGATCGAGGCGGAACAAGTCGCCGAACTGGGGAAAGAGATCCCCGACTTCCGTGCCGGTGATACAATTCGTGTTGGCTTTAAAGTCACCGAAGGCACCCGTACCCGTGTGCAGAACTACGAAGGCGTCTGCATTTCGCGCAAAAACGGCCACGGCATTGCCGGGTCTTTCACTGTGCGCAAAATTTCCTTTGGCGAAGGCGTGGAACGTGTGTTCCCGCTGCATTCGACCAACATCGACAGCATCACCGTTGTGCGCCGTGGCCGCGTTCGTCGCGCCAAGCTGTACTACCTGCGCAGCCGTCGCGGTAAATCCGCACGTATTGTCGAAAACGCCCACTACAAGCCGCTCTCGGGCGCGAAAGCTTAA
- the rpmE gene encoding 50S ribosomal protein L31, with the protein MKADTHPEYHIINVKMTDGTVVEMKSTWGKEGDQLSLDIDPSVHPAWTGGTGRIMDTGGRVSKFKNKYAGLGF; encoded by the coding sequence ATGAAAGCCGATACACATCCCGAATACCACATCATCAACGTCAAAATGACCGACGGCACTGTTGTGGAAATGAAATCGACATGGGGCAAAGAAGGCGACCAGCTGTCGCTTGACATCGACCCTTCCGTGCACCCCGCGTGGACAGGCGGCACCGGCCGTATCATGGACACCGGCGGCCGCGTGTCGAAGTTCAAGAACAAATACGCCGGTCTGGGCTTCTAA